In the genome of Hyphobacterium sp. CCMP332, one region contains:
- the atpB gene encoding F0F1 ATP synthase subunit A has protein sequence MLKIKILASALLFSVVFVSGTFLPQNAYASAETGDSFNPGEMIMHHVKDDHTWHFFGDVTLYLPIIIYSEEKGFDVFMSSKFFDENHKIIPYKGYVLEHGHISLENGGHVSDFSITKNVAFLFLNSALLLWIFFAVANGYKKNKGKAPKGIQSFFEPIIIFIRDEVVKPNIGENYRKYLPYMLSLFFFIWFGNLLGLFPGAANLTGNIAVTLVLAVGTFILTNFSGNKHYWKHIFWTPGVPLPLRIIILPVEVIGIFTKPISLMIRLFVAITAGHIVILSLIALTFIFSSYAVGLGSSLIVIFINLIELLVATIQAYVFTMFSSLYIGMAVEDHH, from the coding sequence ATGTTGAAAATCAAAATCTTAGCTTCAGCTTTATTATTTTCTGTTGTTTTTGTTAGCGGCACATTTTTACCGCAAAATGCATATGCTTCGGCAGAAACCGGTGATTCTTTTAATCCCGGTGAAATGATAATGCATCACGTAAAAGATGACCACACCTGGCATTTTTTCGGGGATGTAACGCTTTATCTACCAATCATTATTTATTCTGAAGAAAAGGGGTTCGATGTCTTTATGTCTTCGAAGTTTTTTGATGAAAATCATAAAATAATTCCTTACAAAGGCTATGTTCTGGAACACGGACATATTAGTTTAGAAAACGGTGGGCATGTATCGGATTTTTCAATTACAAAAAATGTAGCATTCCTGTTTTTAAATTCCGCATTGCTCTTGTGGATATTCTTTGCAGTTGCGAATGGTTATAAGAAAAATAAAGGAAAAGCACCAAAGGGTATACAAAGCTTTTTTGAGCCAATCATAATATTTATTCGTGACGAAGTAGTAAAACCAAATATTGGCGAAAACTACAGGAAATATCTTCCATACATGCTAAGCTTGTTCTTTTTTATTTGGTTTGGAAATTTACTGGGATTATTTCCTGGTGCTGCCAACCTTACCGGAAATATCGCGGTCACTTTGGTTCTTGCCGTGGGTACTTTTATACTTACCAATTTTAGCGGTAATAAGCACTATTGGAAACATATTTTCTGGACACCCGGAGTTCCGCTACCATTAAGAATAATCATTTTACCTGTTGAAGTAATAGGAATATTTACAAAACCTATTTCATTAATGATACGACTTTTCGTCGCTATCACTGCAGGCCATATAGTTATTTTAAGTTTGATTGCCCTGACTTTTATTTTCAGTTCTTATGCTGTGGGGTTGGGTAGTTCTTTAATTGTAATATTTATTAACCTGATTGAATTGTTAGTAGCAACGATTCAGGCATATGTTTTTACAATGTTCTCATCACTGTACATAGGTATGGCAGTGGAAGATCATCATTAG
- the atpE gene encoding ATP synthase F0 subunit C: MLLSILLDMSLAIMGAGIGAGLVAIGAGIGIGRIGGSAMEAMARQPEASGKVQTAMLIIAALIEVIALFGVVVCLLISLG; encoded by the coding sequence ATGTTATTGTCAATTTTATTGGATATGAGCCTAGCAATCATGGGAGCCGGAATCGGCGCCGGATTAGTTGCGATTGGTGCTGGTATTGGTATTGGTAGAATCGGTGGTTCTGCTATGGAAGCCATGGCCAGACAGCCTGAGGCCTCTGGAAAAGTTCAAACTGCTATGTTGATTATTGCAGCTTTGATTGAGGTAATCGCGCTTTTCGGAGTGGTTGTATGTTTACTTATATCTCTGGGATAA
- a CDS encoding F0F1 ATP synthase subunit B has translation MDLLTPGTGLIFWQALTFLIVVFLLGRFAWKPILSALETREHSIEEALRSAEIAKEEMEKLQASNEKLLQEARIERDQIIKDAQAAAATIRDEAKVQAEESANKIMVDAKAEIEQQKNSAISEVKNLVADLSLDIAEKILRKELADKKSQENLIKDYVKEIKLN, from the coding sequence ATGGATTTATTAACACCTGGAACAGGATTAATTTTTTGGCAGGCACTTACCTTTCTAATTGTAGTATTCCTTTTGGGAAGATTTGCCTGGAAACCAATTTTAAGTGCTCTTGAAACTCGCGAGCATTCCATCGAAGAGGCACTTCGGTCGGCGGAGATTGCCAAAGAAGAAATGGAAAAACTTCAAGCGAGCAATGAAAAACTACTTCAGGAAGCAAGAATAGAAAGAGATCAGATCATAAAGGATGCACAAGCTGCTGCAGCTACAATTAGGGATGAAGCAAAAGTACAAGCTGAAGAAAGTGCAAATAAAATTATGGTCGATGCCAAAGCAGAGATTGAACAACAAAAAAATTCTGCAATAAGCGAAGTAAAAAATCTAGTAGCAGATCTATCATTAGATATTGCTGAGAAAATATTGCGCAAGGAATTGGCTGATAAAAAATCTCAGGAAAATCTTATTAAGGACTATGTTAAAGAAATTAAACTAAACTAG
- the atpH gene encoding ATP synthase F1 subunit delta: MSEIKVALRYAKSLLEESVKRGIEEKIKSDIDLFTRAVKSSRDLRVVLSNPIIGFDKKNEVLNKIFKGKVDDLTINFFQLVCKKGRAANLTTIAREFENQYFTYKNINKASITTAIALDDSLRNQFAKIIEEGFGKKVDLSDKVDQELIGGFILRMNDRQIDESIRQKLNQLKLNLIDQSYNSLI, translated from the coding sequence ATGTCTGAAATTAAGGTCGCTCTTAGATATGCAAAATCACTGCTCGAAGAATCTGTAAAAAGAGGAATTGAGGAGAAGATAAAGTCTGATATCGACTTATTTACCAGGGCAGTGAAATCCAGTCGCGATTTGAGAGTAGTATTGTCCAATCCAATTATAGGGTTTGATAAAAAGAATGAAGTTCTCAATAAAATCTTTAAAGGCAAGGTAGACGACCTTACTATAAATTTCTTTCAATTGGTTTGCAAAAAAGGCAGGGCTGCAAATTTGACAACCATCGCGAGAGAATTTGAAAATCAATACTTTACATATAAAAATATTAATAAGGCAAGTATTACCACAGCCATTGCACTCGATGATTCATTAAGGAATCAATTTGCAAAAATTATTGAAGAAGGCTTTGGCAAAAAAGTTGACTTGTCGGATAAAGTTGATCAGGAATTGATCGGTGGTTTTATTCTCAGAATGAATGATCGCCAAATCGATGAATCGATACGTCAAAAACTGAATCAGCTTAAATTAAACCTAATTGATCAATCTTATAATTCATTAATATAA
- a CDS encoding F0F1 ATP synthase subunit alpha, with protein MAQIRPDEISAILREQLSNYKSEADLEEVGTVLQVGDGVARIYGLTEAQSGELLEFENGQKAMVLNLEEDNVGAVIFGQSKEIKEGDTVKRTKQIASIEVGEGIVGRVVNTLGQPIDGKGPIKGEKFTMPLERKAPGVIYRQPVNEPLQTGLVSIDAMIPIGRGQRELIIGDRQVGKTAVAIDTILNQKEFYDKGEPVYCIYVAIGQKASTVAQVVSVFEKYGALEYTTVVSAAASDPAPMQFFAPFAGASIGEYFRDTGRPALVIYDDLSKQAVAYREVSLLLRRPPGREAYPGDVFYLHSRLLERAAKIIEDDSIAKEMNDLPESLKKKVKGGGSLTALPIIETQAGDVSAYIPTNVISITDGQIFLESNLFNSGIRPAINVGISVSRVGGAAQIKSMKKVAGTLKLDQAQFRELEAFAKFGSDLDAATKRTIERGRRNQEILKQGQYSPIPVEEQVAMIFASTKGFIDAVPLDKVSQFQEDYIQLLRAQAKETLEGLRSGKLDESITSVLEKYAKEVASKLS; from the coding sequence ATGGCACAAATAAGACCGGATGAAATTTCAGCCATACTCAGAGAACAGCTTTCAAACTACAAAAGTGAAGCTGATCTTGAAGAAGTAGGAACAGTACTTCAGGTAGGTGATGGTGTAGCGCGTATTTATGGTTTAACAGAAGCGCAATCAGGAGAACTTTTAGAATTTGAAAATGGTCAAAAAGCTATGGTTCTCAATCTTGAAGAAGATAATGTTGGAGCTGTAATATTTGGGCAATCCAAAGAAATCAAAGAGGGAGATACCGTAAAAAGAACTAAACAAATTGCTTCAATAGAAGTAGGAGAAGGAATTGTCGGACGTGTGGTAAATACACTAGGACAACCAATCGATGGTAAAGGGCCTATTAAAGGCGAAAAATTTACCATGCCACTTGAAAGAAAAGCTCCTGGAGTAATTTACCGACAGCCAGTAAATGAGCCATTGCAGACCGGTCTTGTTTCTATTGATGCAATGATCCCAATTGGAAGAGGGCAAAGGGAATTAATCATCGGTGACCGTCAGGTTGGTAAAACCGCTGTAGCAATCGATACTATCCTTAATCAAAAAGAATTTTACGACAAAGGTGAACCGGTTTATTGTATTTATGTAGCCATCGGTCAAAAAGCAAGTACAGTTGCTCAGGTTGTATCTGTATTTGAAAAATACGGCGCTTTAGAATATACAACAGTTGTAAGTGCAGCTGCATCTGATCCTGCGCCAATGCAGTTCTTTGCGCCATTTGCAGGGGCTTCCATTGGGGAATACTTTAGAGATACCGGAAGACCGGCATTGGTAATCTATGATGATCTATCAAAACAAGCCGTGGCATATCGTGAAGTCTCACTCTTGTTGAGAAGACCTCCCGGTCGTGAAGCTTATCCCGGTGATGTATTTTACTTACACTCCAGACTGTTGGAACGTGCAGCAAAAATCATTGAAGACGACAGTATCGCTAAAGAAATGAATGACCTGCCCGAATCATTAAAGAAAAAGGTGAAAGGTGGAGGGTCTTTAACAGCTCTTCCGATTATTGAAACTCAAGCCGGAGATGTTTCAGCCTATATTCCAACAAATGTTATTTCCATTACTGATGGCCAAATATTCCTGGAATCTAATTTATTCAATTCCGGAATCAGGCCGGCAATTAACGTTGGTATTTCGGTGTCGAGAGTAGGTGGTGCAGCTCAGATAAAATCAATGAAAAAAGTTGCAGGTACCTTAAAACTCGATCAGGCACAATTCAGGGAGTTAGAGGCATTTGCCAAATTTGGATCCGATCTTGATGCAGCGACCAAAAGAACAATTGAAAGAGGAAGAAGAAATCAGGAAATATTAAAGCAGGGTCAATACAGCCCAATTCCTGTAGAAGAACAGGTAGCAATGATCTTTGCCTCTACAAAGGGATTTATTGATGCCGTGCCATTGGATAAGGTAAGTCAGTTTCAGGAAGATTATATTCAACTTTTAAGAGCTCAGGCCAAAGAAACCCTTGAAGGGTTAAGATCCGGCAAACTTGATGAAAGTATTACTTCGGTATTGGAGAAATACGCAAAAGAAGTCGCATCAAAACTATCATAA
- the atpG gene encoding ATP synthase F1 subunit gamma, with the protein MGSLKEVRSRIASVNSTQQITKAMKMVSAAKLRKAQNRITQMRPYAQKLDEILGNVSLISEELQSVFTRVRPVENILLVHITSDKGLCGPFNGNINKFTVKTIKELRSKYPAANINILPIGKKGRDYLKKNELGYDERYVHLFDSLDFENVGDVADYIMKSFVKGEFDEVHIMYNQFKNAATQILTKEQFLPVIPPVDEELNNSPGDYIFEPSVDYIIKELIPNSLRIKLFKALLDSNAAEHGARMTAMTQATDNAGELLKELRLTYNRTRQAAITKEILEIVGGAEALEQAG; encoded by the coding sequence ATGGGAAGTTTAAAAGAGGTAAGAAGCAGAATTGCATCGGTAAACTCAACTCAGCAGATTACCAAAGCCATGAAAATGGTTTCTGCTGCAAAATTGAGAAAAGCGCAGAATAGGATTACTCAGATGAGGCCCTATGCGCAAAAACTTGATGAAATTCTGGGAAATGTCAGTTTGATCTCAGAAGAGCTTCAGAGCGTATTCACAAGAGTGCGACCCGTTGAGAATATTCTTTTGGTTCATATTACCTCAGATAAAGGACTTTGCGGACCGTTTAATGGTAACATCAATAAGTTCACTGTAAAAACGATTAAAGAATTACGTTCAAAATATCCCGCAGCGAACATCAATATTTTACCAATCGGGAAAAAAGGAAGAGACTATCTCAAAAAAAATGAATTGGGATACGATGAAAGATATGTTCATTTGTTTGACAGTCTTGATTTTGAAAATGTTGGTGATGTTGCAGATTATATTATGAAATCCTTCGTTAAAGGTGAATTTGATGAAGTGCATATCATGTACAATCAATTTAAAAATGCAGCAACGCAAATACTCACAAAAGAACAATTCCTTCCGGTTATCCCACCGGTAGATGAAGAACTGAATAATTCTCCAGGCGATTATATTTTCGAACCTTCGGTAGATTATATTATCAAAGAATTGATCCCAAATTCTCTGCGAATTAAATTATTTAAAGCTTTACTGGATTCAAATGCTGCAGAACATGGAGCGAGAATGACTGCCATGACACAGGCGACGGATAATGCTGGTGAATTGTTAAAAGAGTTGAGATTGACTTATAACAGAACACGTCAAGCCGCTATTACGAAAGAAATTCTGGAAATTGTTGGTGGTGCAGAGGCATTAGAGCAAGCCGGATAA
- a CDS encoding phosphoribosylformylglycinamidine cyclo-ligase: MNERYSKRGVSASKEDVHEAIKHLDKGIFPNAFCKIIPDYLSDDDEYCIAMHADGAGTKSSLAYLYWKETGDLSVWRGIAQDSIIMNVDDLLCVGITDKMLLSSTIGRNKNLIPGEVLKTLIEGTEEVLEMLRSHGIGIRSTGGETADLGDLVRTIVVDNTITARWPRNQIISNEKIKAGQVIVGLASFGQTSYESEYNGGMGSNGLTSARHDVFKHDYAHKYPELYDPSVPDSLVFSGSRSIEDNFEDLPVNIGKLVLSPTRTYAPVIKKVLNEVKSGIGGIIHCSGGAQTKILHFIENLHIVKDNLFDTPPLFRLIQSESNTEWKEMYKVFNMGHRMEIYCDENCALQIIQIANSFNLEAKLIGEVKSSNKTELSINSPYGDYHY, encoded by the coding sequence ATGAATGAAAGATATTCCAAACGCGGGGTTTCAGCATCAAAAGAAGATGTACACGAGGCCATTAAGCATCTCGATAAGGGAATATTTCCAAATGCATTTTGCAAAATAATTCCGGACTATCTAAGTGATGATGATGAGTACTGCATTGCGATGCATGCCGACGGGGCCGGTACTAAATCTTCATTGGCCTATTTGTATTGGAAAGAAACAGGAGATCTGAGTGTTTGGAGAGGCATAGCTCAGGATTCGATTATAATGAACGTCGATGACCTCTTATGTGTCGGCATAACAGATAAAATGCTCTTGTCATCAACCATTGGTAGAAATAAAAATCTTATTCCGGGTGAAGTACTTAAGACATTGATAGAAGGTACCGAAGAGGTACTGGAAATGCTTCGATCACATGGGATAGGAATTAGAAGTACCGGTGGTGAAACCGCCGACCTTGGAGATCTTGTGCGTACCATTGTAGTAGATAATACTATTACTGCCCGGTGGCCACGAAATCAAATTATTAGCAATGAAAAAATCAAGGCTGGGCAGGTAATTGTCGGTCTTGCTTCTTTTGGGCAAACCAGTTATGAAAGCGAATACAATGGTGGAATGGGTAGCAATGGATTGACTTCCGCGCGACACGATGTGTTCAAGCACGACTATGCCCACAAATATCCGGAATTGTATGACCCTTCTGTCCCTGATTCCCTTGTGTTTTCAGGAAGCCGTTCAATTGAGGATAATTTTGAAGACCTTCCGGTTAATATCGGAAAACTTGTTTTATCACCAACCAGAACCTATGCTCCTGTAATAAAAAAGGTTTTGAATGAAGTAAAATCCGGGATTGGTGGAATAATTCATTGTTCGGGAGGCGCGCAAACTAAAATCCTGCATTTTATAGAAAATTTGCACATTGTAAAAGATAATTTATTCGATACTCCCCCATTGTTCAGATTAATTCAATCCGAAAGCAATACGGAGTGGAAAGAGATGTATAAGGTATTTAATATGGGCCACAGAATGGAAATATACTGTGATGAAAACTGTGCCCTACAAATAATTCAAATTGCTAACAGCTTTAACCTGGAAGCAAAATTAATTGGTGAAGTTAAATCATCGAATAAAACTGAACTAAGCATTAATAGTCCATACGGAGACTATCATTACTAA
- a CDS encoding OmpA family protein, giving the protein MRSTNYAYLLIFAILASACSSDLHKMVRKGNKKFEKGEYQFAISDYEEGLADGADTAIASFQIAESYRLSNRIREAIPFYEAALRSGRADEATKFHLANGYKTVGEYDKAKSLYQDYIDEGEDRGRKAAAKAFLESIDKIKQIQSKKTYYELSNLDIVNTPDAEYGTVFYNQEMIFTTDRNSENIFPATGEGFTGIYKFKFDDASEKSGVAVPLAEQFNTDKRHEASATFSKRRKTMVFARGNDGRKKGDQDVNLYISKNKKGEWSEPELLQISDPNAWDASPAFSPDGRTLYFASNREGGRGGIDLYMSKMDRRGNFRRVRNMGKALNTPGDEMFPYVSDDKKLYFASNGHPGMGGLDVFEAVRDGRNIEVTNMGVPLNSSYDDFGLIFINEKEGYITSNREGGKGDDDIYKFINNSPDFKVATYYVAGEIIDGATGDPLPNARVKLMDSRGEVIYEGTANENGEFRNEVKTGVNYTVVAEKEDYLTANDVFSTVGKTVPQEDLPDFENDVDIKYTLGLIKKEVNKVIVLENIYYDYNSSDIRDDAADELDKLVTLLKDNTDMRIELSSHTDARGDSKYNQKLSQKRAESAVEYMTNNGIDETRMIPKGYGESRLIVENAESEEEHQKNRRTEFKILGFDVEQEIQPIQQEEEGGSENE; this is encoded by the coding sequence ATGAGAAGTACTAATTACGCCTACTTACTGATTTTCGCAATTCTTGCAAGCGCCTGTTCAAGCGATTTGCATAAAATGGTCAGAAAGGGTAATAAAAAATTTGAGAAAGGTGAATATCAATTTGCTATAAGCGATTACGAGGAAGGCCTCGCAGATGGTGCTGATACAGCCATCGCCTCTTTTCAAATTGCCGAATCTTACCGATTGTCAAATAGAATTAGAGAAGCAATTCCTTTTTACGAAGCTGCTTTGAGATCCGGAAGGGCAGATGAAGCCACTAAATTTCATCTTGCCAATGGTTATAAAACAGTTGGAGAATACGATAAAGCCAAGAGCTTATATCAGGATTACATAGATGAGGGTGAAGATAGAGGAAGAAAAGCTGCCGCCAAAGCATTTTTAGAAAGCATTGATAAAATAAAGCAAATCCAATCGAAGAAGACTTACTATGAACTTAGTAATCTTGATATTGTAAATACCCCCGATGCAGAATACGGAACTGTATTCTATAATCAGGAAATGATATTTACAACCGATAGAAATTCGGAAAATATATTCCCCGCTACAGGAGAGGGCTTTACAGGCATTTACAAATTCAAATTTGATGATGCCTCAGAGAAGTCAGGTGTGGCAGTTCCACTGGCCGAACAGTTTAATACAGATAAAAGGCATGAAGCCAGTGCGACTTTTTCTAAAAGACGGAAAACAATGGTTTTCGCAAGAGGTAATGACGGTAGAAAAAAAGGCGATCAGGATGTGAATCTTTACATTTCAAAAAACAAAAAAGGGGAATGGTCTGAGCCGGAATTATTACAAATTTCAGATCCCAATGCCTGGGATGCCAGCCCTGCATTTTCACCCGATGGAAGAACCTTGTACTTTGCCTCCAACCGAGAAGGTGGCAGAGGAGGAATTGATCTTTATATGTCTAAAATGGACAGAAGAGGCAATTTCAGAAGAGTAAGAAATATGGGAAAAGCTTTGAATACTCCGGGCGACGAAATGTTCCCTTATGTTTCTGATGACAAGAAATTATACTTTGCATCTAATGGTCATCCCGGAATGGGTGGTTTGGATGTTTTTGAAGCTGTACGCGATGGCCGAAATATCGAAGTAACAAATATGGGCGTGCCATTAAATTCTTCTTATGATGATTTTGGATTAATTTTTATCAACGAAAAAGAAGGATACATAACGTCAAACCGAGAAGGCGGAAAAGGTGATGATGATATTTACAAATTCATTAATAACAGTCCTGATTTCAAAGTTGCCACTTACTATGTTGCCGGTGAAATCATTGATGGCGCAACTGGTGACCCTCTTCCAAATGCAAGAGTGAAATTAATGGATTCAAGGGGTGAGGTCATTTATGAAGGTACTGCGAATGAAAACGGGGAATTTAGAAATGAAGTAAAAACAGGTGTAAATTATACTGTTGTGGCAGAGAAAGAAGATTATTTAACCGCAAATGATGTATTTTCTACAGTTGGTAAAACTGTCCCACAAGAAGATTTGCCTGATTTTGAAAATGATGTTGACATTAAATATACTTTGGGGCTGATCAAGAAAGAGGTTAACAAAGTTATTGTTCTTGAAAACATTTATTATGATTATAACAGTTCTGACATTAGAGATGATGCAGCTGATGAACTCGATAAACTCGTAACCTTATTAAAAGACAACACCGATATGAGAATTGAATTGAGTTCTCATACTGATGCAAGAGGTGATAGCAAATACAATCAAAAACTCTCTCAGAAAAGAGCTGAGTCGGCTGTTGAGTATATGACCAATAATGGCATTGACGAAACCAGAATGATCCCTAAAGGATATGGTGAATCTCGTCTGATAGTTGAAAATGCAGAATCAGAAGAAGAACATCAGAAAAACAGAAGAACAGAATTTAAAATTCTCGGATTTGATGTTGAGCAGGAAATTCAGCCCATCCAACAGGAAGAAGAAGGTGGTTCTGAGAATGAATAA